In one uncultured Methanoregula sp. genomic region, the following are encoded:
- a CDS encoding response regulator: protein MTGEKILVVEDSVITSTLIKKTLLSMGYQVVAVVDNGPESIEKARILRPDLVLMDIILKGTMTGIEAAKKIRETLGIPVVYLTAQSDDATVNDAIMTEPFGYLIKPLEERSLKTTIQMAFYKHAMDEKLRERENTISVLLNGVPDALALLNRGHEIVAVNESMAEKLGMKSGELVGTTVENLNHEGTVRILKEFLRDLHGTGKPVWFEEKQKDRWFETVMYPITNSSGAIIRIAVQSHDITDWKQLESELKTEGLSQIESNMEEFQILNDQIRNPLQAIRGYLALSSDTGCKNKIEEQIMIINNLVNRLDKGWVESEKVRSFLIRHYRHGEQIMTKHRYVGVQGSVPE, encoded by the coding sequence ATGACAGGTGAGAAAATTCTTGTTGTTGAAGATTCGGTCATCACGAGCACGCTTATCAAAAAAACTCTTCTCTCTATGGGGTACCAGGTTGTTGCGGTCGTAGACAACGGGCCTGAATCGATAGAAAAAGCACGCATACTGAGGCCGGATCTTGTCCTGATGGATATCATCCTCAAGGGAACGATGACCGGTATTGAAGCTGCAAAGAAGATCCGTGAGACCCTCGGGATACCGGTGGTATACCTGACCGCACAATCCGATGACGCCACGGTCAACGATGCGATCATGACCGAACCTTTCGGGTACCTCATCAAACCCCTGGAGGAGCGGTCACTGAAGACCACGATCCAGATGGCGTTCTATAAACATGCGATGGATGAGAAACTGCGGGAGCGCGAGAATACCATCAGTGTCCTTCTCAACGGGGTCCCGGATGCCCTCGCACTCCTTAATCGCGGGCATGAGATCGTTGCAGTCAATGAGTCCATGGCTGAGAAACTGGGGATGAAAAGCGGGGAGCTCGTGGGGACTACGGTTGAAAATCTCAATCACGAAGGCACCGTGCGGATCCTGAAGGAATTCTTAAGAGATCTCCATGGGACGGGAAAGCCGGTCTGGTTCGAGGAAAAACAAAAGGACCGGTGGTTTGAGACCGTGATGTATCCCATCACCAACAGTTCTGGGGCTATTATCCGGATCGCTGTCCAGTCCCATGATATCACTGACTGGAAACAGCTTGAATCAGAATTGAAAACGGAGGGGCTCTCCCAGATAGAATCCAACATGGAGGAGTTCCAGATTCTCAATGATCAGATCAGGAATCCCCTTCAGGCAATACGGGGATATCTCGCCCTCTCTTCAGACACCGGGTGTAAAAACAAGATCGAGGAGCAGATAATGATCATCAATAATCTGGTGAACCGTCTTGACAAGGGCTGGGTGGAATCAGAGAAAGTCCGGTCTTTTTTGATCCGTCACTACCGGCACGGGGAGCAGATCATGACCAAACACCGGTATGTCGGTGTCCAGGGATCCGTTCCGGAATGA